One genomic segment of Hordeum vulgare subsp. vulgare chromosome 2H, MorexV3_pseudomolecules_assembly, whole genome shotgun sequence includes these proteins:
- the LOC123430838 gene encoding chaperone protein DnaJ, translated as MPATPAAGPGFAGLPAQAPTSSLPGFEGPPSRLGVRRPAWVVRTESNVRRERRKRPDPPCTICKGTGTINCRNCFGRGRVNHVDLAVLPKGEWPQWCQICGGSGLDYCHRCHGTGEYREPMGFHFTVNRK; from the exons ATGCCTGCTACGCCGGCGGCCGGCCCCGGTTTCGCTGGGTTGCCGGCGCAGGCTCCGACGAGCTCCCTCCCCGGATTTGAAGGCCCCCCTAGCCGGCTAGGCGTTCGGAGGCCGGCATGGGTCGTCCGCACCGAG TCAAATGTTAGGAGAGAAAGACGAAAACGACCTGATCCTCCATGCACCATCTGCAAAGGCACAGGGACAATAAATTGCCGCAACTGTTTCGGTAGAG GAAGAGTAAATCATGTCGATCTCGCCGTGCTCCCCAAGGGAGAATGGCCGCAATG GTGCCAAATATGCGGGGGTAGCGGCCTAGATTACTGCCATCGGTGCCATGGAACAGGTGAATATCGAGAACCCATGGGCTTCCACTTCACAGTCAATAGGAAATGA